In Candidatus Eisenbacteria bacterium, one genomic interval encodes:
- a CDS encoding NUDIX domain-containing protein, whose amino-acid sequence RRIRGAWTVCLAGRRIHPGSDLVWILPKGHVEEGESMEETALREVREETGLVAEIAGRLGDVTYWYARREPDGAPVRIFKRVRFFLLLYRGGRFADRDDEMDDVRWFSLDRAEPMLAYANERMLMAKARELLADLA is encoded by the coding sequence TCGACGCATCCGCGGGGCGTGGACGGTGTGCCTCGCGGGCCGTCGCATCCATCCCGGCAGCGACCTCGTGTGGATCCTGCCCAAGGGGCACGTCGAAGAGGGCGAGAGCATGGAGGAGACGGCGCTCCGCGAAGTGCGCGAAGAGACCGGGCTCGTGGCGGAGATCGCCGGGCGTCTGGGCGACGTGACCTACTGGTACGCGCGCCGCGAGCCCGACGGCGCGCCGGTCCGCATCTTCAAACGGGTGCGCTTCTTCCTGCTGCTGTATCGCGGCGGTCGCTTCGCCGATCGCGACGACGAGATGGACGACGTGCGCTGGTTCTCGCTCGATCGCGCGGAGCCCATGCTCGCGTACGCGAACGAGCGCATGCTGATGGCGAAGGCGCGGGAGCTGCTGGCGGATCTCGCATGA